The Acinetobacter defluvii genome includes a region encoding these proteins:
- a CDS encoding DUF1328 domain-containing protein, protein MFRWAIIFAVIALIASLLGFGGVAGLSKEFAVILLVVAVILAIVGFISRGRV, encoded by the coding sequence ATGTTTCGTTGGGCTATCATCTTTGCAGTCATTGCACTTATCGCAAGTCTTTTAGGTTTCGGTGGTGTGGCAGGACTCTCAAAAGAATTCGCAGTAATCTTACTTGTTGTTGCTGTTATTTTAGCAATCGTGGGATTTATTTCACGTGGACGAGTCTAG